From the genome of Camelus dromedarius isolate mCamDro1 chromosome 19, mCamDro1.pat, whole genome shotgun sequence, one region includes:
- the ANKRD66 gene encoding ankyrin repeat domain-containing protein 66 — MELTKMSDMTKLHQAVAAGDYSSVKKILKKGLCDPNYKDMDWNDRTPLHWAAIRGHMEVLQLLIEHGARPCLVTDVGWTPAHFAAESGHLNVLKTLHALHAAIDAPDFFGDTPKRIAQIYGQKACVAFLEKAEPQCRDHRRAASQKGLRLDQRDEAWDAKKRELELSLPPWNRNTNMKKSKKRRSPPRLSNIKERRV, encoded by the exons aTGGAATTGACCAAAATGTCGGACATGACAAAACTCCACCAAGCGGTGGCTGCAGGGGACTACAGCTCAGTGAAGAAGATTTTGAAGAAAGGTCTCTGTGACCCAAACTACAAGGACATGGACTGGAATGACCGGACCCCACTTCACTGGGCGGCGATCCGAG GACACATGGAGGTTCTGCAGCTCCTGATAGAACACGGAGCCAGACCCTGCCTGGTAACTGATGTGGGCTGGACCCCAGCTCATTTTGCAGCTGAGTCAGGCCATCTGAACGTGCTCAAAACTCTCCACGCGTTGCACGCTGCCATTGATGCCCCCGACTTCTTTGGAGACACACCAAAGAGGATCGCACAGATCTACGGGCAGAAAGCCTGTGTGGCATTCCTGGAGAA GGCGGAGCCCCAGTGCCGGGACCACCGCCGCGCCGCCAGCCAGAAGGGGCTGCGGCTGGATCAGCGGGATGAAGCCTGGGACGCCAAGAAGAGAGAGCTGGAGCTGTCTCTTCCTCCCTGGAATCGAAACacgaatatgaaaaagagtaagaaaaggcGAAGTCCCCCCAGGCTCAGCAATATCAAGGAGCGGAGAGTGTGA